From Oncorhynchus keta strain PuntledgeMale-10-30-2019 chromosome 8, Oket_V2, whole genome shotgun sequence:
CTCAGCAGGTCGTTTACTTTGGTGTGTTTTTTCTCACAAAATGACCAAATCTAAGGACAAGCGAGAGAAAGTCAGCGTTGCTAGCGAGGTAAGACACAAACTCTGTAACTTGAAGGTTTCTTACGTGACGTGAAATAATGTTTCGTTGCTCTGGAATGTGCAAGTTTAGCTTAGCTAGTTACGTTAACTAACAAGCTTCATTCAAACGTTGGATACCATGCGTCAGCTCACCTtagccagagaggaagaggcgaagtaTATTGCTACCCTGTTAGGGAGCCACGTTTGCGACAATTCACAGGTGTCACCCAATGTTATTGCCAGagatattatttcatagtttatatGTCCCCTACACAGATTGATCGTGTTGAGGAGCGACGGTTGCGATGTCACGATAGTATCGAGAGGGCGGAGTTCAGACGGCGGCGCGAGGAGCTCTCGGATCAAGACAGGTGATGATTATGATGACAACGATGATAATGGTGATGAAAGCACAATTCCTAATCTCCCTCTCTTCGACAGACAATCGCTGGAGGATGAAATGACGATAATGAACGATAGGATGCAAAAGTATGGTAAGGAAAACGTTTGTTTCATGGAAAATGTTATACGCAATTCATATAGTAGAATTGTAGTATAAGTGTTATTGTGAAACTGGATCCTGAATGAAGTGTGTGGTACATTGTGGACTTACGGCTTGTTCCCTCTCATTTAGATAAAGAGCTGGAGGtgttgagaggagagaacaggaggaataTGATGCTCTCTGTTGCTCTATTGGCTGTCAGTGCTCTCTTCTACTATGCCTTTATCCACTACTGATGTAAGAATTAGTTAATTTTAGCACATTTGACTGTGTTATGTTACATCTTCATCAGGACCAAATACTGCTTTGGCAGCTAAAAGCCTTAATGCAGCCATTTGTGTGAATTATACGGTAACATTCTGGGGTCTCTTTTTTTTCACTTAACCTTCTATTTGCACCTGCATGCGAGTGTTTACATTTTTTTCATGGGACAAATAGTAAAGACATGTCATTAACCAGTATTTTTTTTGTATTACTTTTTTAATTTGGCATGAACACAAGTCATcttattgtcaaacaaatcagTTTAAAAAGTAGTCTACCTGCCCATGTTCATCCACTCCAAAAGAATTCCTGCATCCAATCAGTGCACTGTACACTCGTGtcatttgatgaatggaaagcgaaatctgttacaaaacaccaaaaagtaTAATGACATTTGGCAGTTGTCTACACTCTTGTAGCCTGAATTGATGTGTCTTGCTGACAACATGACCTTTTCTGTAGAAAGAGAAGTCGGGACACTTGAAACGGGGCTGAAATATGTAACAGTCCCGCATGACAAGTGCAGCCACATGGGGGGATAAAAAAACACAGAATACAGAGGTGGGGGTGTTCGTTTCATGTGGGATAAGCTTTTATTTTCATATTTACCACTATAGCAGTACACATTTCATTTGAAACAAATAGGATAATGGGTAAATTAGCATTATTTATTAGAGACCACCCAAAGTTATGAGTTGTTTAATTTAGGGGGGCTCATATCTCTTTCAGGGTTTATCCCCACTTGTAATTCACACTGCTCATAGGTACCTCTGCTCTGTCAAGCTTTGGTACTCAAATTGCCTAATTTGTTGAGCCACTACAAATTGGATGTTTGTTGTGAAGTCATCCACATCATCAACTAACTCCTGGGCTGAGCGTTGCTTTCCCCTTCATACAGACTGTGGTATACTTTTACTACACTTCAATGGTTACTGATGCTCTTAAGGACCACTCATGGACCACTTAAGGACCACTCAAAGCAAAATCATGCACAATGCTTATGTAAATCATGAACTCTTCAAGCGTGACATAGTATACAATTCTTCCTTTGACTTCATTGCAATTTGTGCTCCGTAGTGCTATGATGAGGGTATGAAGACACTGTACTTCTCAATGGGTTTGCATAGTGCACCTTGGGATTGTGTTCTCAGACTGTTGCCAAAATGATGCTTTAGTT
This genomic window contains:
- the ccdc167 gene encoding coiled-coil domain-containing protein 167 codes for the protein MVCIACAQHSPSCTIASTQLGVAFSEIRSPHRVSVTPRIVIFVPSAGRLLWCVFSHKMTKSKDKREKVSVASEIDRVEERRLRCHDSIERAEFRRRREELSDQDRQSLEDEMTIMNDRMQKYDKELEVLRGENRRNMMLSVALLAVSALFYYAFIHY